One genomic segment of Fusobacterium nucleatum includes these proteins:
- a CDS encoding L-aspartate oxidase, whose amino-acid sequence MKVENCDVVIIGSGVAGLICALTLDKNFRIILVTKKKLKDSNSYLAQGGISVCRGKEDREEYIEDTLIAGHYKNDRKAVGILVDESEEAIKTLIENGVKFTGNEKGLFYTREGGHRKFRILYCEDQTGKYIMESLIEKVLERDNIKIIEDCEFLDIIEKENNCLGILAKKEEVFVIKSKFTVLATGGLGGIYKNTTNFSHINGDGVAVAIRHNIELKDISYIQIHPTTFYTKKNERKFLISESVRGEGAILLNQKLERFTDELKPRDKVTKAILEEMKKDKSEYEWLDFSTIKLDIKERFPNIYNHLMKKGINPLKDKVPIVPAQHYTMGGIKVDMNSKTSIKNLYAIGEVACTGVHGQNRLASNSLLESVVFAKRASQSIIDENNISVYNNITDDIFKNMVDKILLTDEKENKNIIMQRIKEDELEKNR is encoded by the coding sequence ATGAAAGTTGAAAATTGTGATGTAGTTATAATTGGTTCTGGAGTTGCAGGATTAATTTGTGCTTTGACTTTAGATAAAAATTTTAGAATAATATTAGTAACAAAGAAAAAACTTAAAGATAGTAATTCTTATCTTGCACAAGGGGGAATATCTGTTTGTAGAGGAAAAGAGGATAGAGAAGAGTACATTGAAGATACCTTAATTGCAGGACATTATAAAAATGATAGAAAAGCAGTTGGAATATTAGTTGATGAGTCAGAAGAAGCAATAAAAACTTTAATTGAAAATGGAGTGAAATTTACAGGAAATGAAAAAGGTTTATTCTATACAAGAGAGGGAGGACATAGAAAATTTAGGATTCTCTATTGTGAGGACCAAACTGGTAAATATATAATGGAAAGTCTTATAGAAAAAGTTTTAGAAAGAGATAATATAAAAATAATTGAAGATTGTGAATTTTTAGATATTATTGAAAAAGAAAATAATTGTTTAGGAATATTAGCAAAAAAAGAAGAAGTATTTGTTATAAAATCAAAATTTACAGTTTTAGCAACAGGTGGCTTAGGAGGAATATATAAAAATACTACAAATTTTTCTCATATAAATGGAGATGGTGTTGCAGTAGCTATTAGACATAATATAGAATTAAAAGATATTTCATATATACAAATACACCCAACTACATTTTATACAAAGAAAAATGAAAGAAAATTTTTAATTTCAGAATCAGTAAGAGGTGAAGGAGCAATACTTTTAAATCAAAAATTAGAAAGGTTTACAGATGAATTAAAACCTAGAGATAAGGTTACAAAGGCAATATTAGAAGAGATGAAAAAAGATAAGTCTGAATATGAATGGCTGGATTTTAGTACAATAAAGTTAGATATTAAAGAGAGATTTCCTAATATTTATAATCATTTAATGAAAAAAGGGATAAATCCACTTAAAGATAAAGTTCCAATAGTCCCTGCTCAACACTATACAATGGGAGGAATTAAGGTTGATATGAATTCTAAAACTTCAATAAAAAATTTATATGCTATTGGAGAAGTTGCTTGTACAGGTGTTCATGGTCAAAATAGGCTTGCAAGCAATTCATTACTAGAAAGTGTTGTATTTGCAAAAAGAGCTTCACAGTCAATTATTGACGAAAATAATATTTCTGTTTATAATAACATAACAGATGATATTTTTAAAAATATGGTAGATAAAATTTTATTGACAGATGAAAAAGAAAATAAAAATATCATAATGCAAAGGATTAAAGAAGATGAACTTGAGAAAAATAGATAA
- the nadA gene encoding quinolinate synthase NadA, which yields MKDRIKELQKEKDVAILAHYYVDGEVQEIADYVGDSFYLAKTATKLENKTIIMAGVYFMGESIKILNPEKMVHMVDIYADCPMAHMITIKKIKEMREKYDDLAVVCYINSTAEIKAYCDVCITSSNAVKIVSKLKEKNIFIVPDGNLASYITKQVKNKNIILNEGYCCVHNLVHLENVIKLKNEYPNARVLAHPECKEEILNLADYIGSTSGIIGEVLKDGNEFIIVTERGIQHKIYEKAPNKKLYFADTLICKSMKKNTLEKIEKILLDGGDELEVSDEIAKKALIPLERMLELAGD from the coding sequence ATGAAGGACAGAATAAAGGAATTACAGAAAGAAAAAGATGTTGCAATTTTAGCTCATTATTATGTAGATGGAGAAGTACAAGAGATTGCTGATTATGTTGGAGATTCTTTTTACTTAGCAAAAACAGCAACAAAATTGGAGAATAAAACAATAATAATGGCTGGAGTATATTTTATGGGTGAAAGTATAAAAATTTTAAATCCAGAAAAAATGGTACATATGGTTGATATTTATGCTGATTGTCCAATGGCACATATGATAACTATAAAAAAAATAAAAGAAATGAGAGAAAAATATGATGATTTAGCAGTGGTTTGCTATATAAATTCAACAGCTGAGATTAAAGCTTATTGTGATGTATGTATAACTTCATCTAATGCAGTTAAGATTGTAAGCAAATTAAAAGAAAAAAATATATTCATAGTTCCTGATGGAAATTTAGCTTCATATATTACAAAACAAGTTAAAAATAAAAATATTATTTTAAATGAAGGATATTGTTGTGTGCATAACTTAGTACATTTAGAAAATGTAATAAAATTAAAAAATGAATATCCTAATGCTAGGGTTTTAGCACATCCTGAATGTAAAGAAGAAATTTTAAATTTAGCTGATTATATTGGAAGTACAAGTGGAATAATTGGAGAAGTTTTAAAAGATGGAAATGAATTTATAATTGTAACTGAAAGAGGAATACAGCATAAGATTTATGAAAAAGCTCCTAATAAAAAACTGTATTTTGCAGATACTTTAATATGTAAAAGTATGAAAAAAAATACCTTAGAAAAAATAGAAAAGATTTTATTAGATGGTGGAGATGAGTTAGAAGTTAGTGATGAAATAGCTAAAAAAGCTTTAATTCCTTTGGAAAGAATGTTAGAATTGGCAGGAGATTAA